A genomic segment from Zonotrichia albicollis isolate bZonAlb1 chromosome 21, bZonAlb1.hap1, whole genome shotgun sequence encodes:
- the FUT7 gene encoding alpha-(1,3)-fucosyltransferase 7 codes for MPWALPLRWSPWGRPGVKALVTAGVFVTTLWSLRFFLDPSKGSGEESKQREPLMILVWEWPSKQVPNVSRDVCRELYSITGCLLTTERQLLHQADVVVFPHSRLQPGRDKLPKERLPGQNWVWVSLESPSNSRALAAWNKTFNWVMTYRQDSDIFIPYGKLVPNRSATVNIPAKTNLVSWVISNYHRTQKRAEVYKNLSRYLHVNIYGKANNKPLCKDCLLPTISKSKFYLAFENSIHRDYITEKLWRNSLLAGTVPVVLGPPRANYEQFVPADSFIHVNDFGSLEELATFLKTMNSSRYQQFFAWQRRFSVKLYTDWRERICAICTAYPRLRHGHLYPDLQSWFNS; via the coding sequence ATGCCCTGGGCATTGCCACTGCGATGGTCACCATGGGGACGGCCTGGTGTGAAAGCCTTGGTCACTGCTGGGGTGTTTGTAACCACCCTCTGGAGCTTGAGGTTCTTCCTCGACCCCTCCAAGGGCTCTGGAGAAGAGTCTAAACAGAGGGAGCCATTGATGATCCTAGTGTGGGAATGGCCCTCCAAGCAGGTCCCCAATGTCAGCAGAGACGTGTGCCGTGAGCTGTACAGCATCACAGGCTGCCTGCTCACCACAGAGCGGCAGCTCCTGCACCAGGCCGATGTGGTGGTGTTCCCCCATTccaggctccagcctggccgGGACAAACTACCCAAGgagaggctgccagggcagaaCTGGGTATGGGTGTCCCTGGAGTCCCCCTCCAACAGTAGAGCTCTAGCAGCATGGAACAAGACCTTCAACTGGGTGATGACCTACAGACAGGATTCAGACATCTTCATCCCCTATGGCAAGCTTGTGCCCAACCGGTCAGCCACTGTGAACATCCCTGCAAAGACCAACTTGGTGTCCTGGGTTATCAGCAACTACCACAGGACTCAGAAAAGAGCCGAAGTCTACAAAAACCTCTCCAGGTACCTCCATGTGAATATATATGGGAAAGCAAACAACAAGCCCCTCTGCAAGGACTGCCTCTTGCCAACAATATCCAAGTCCAAGTTCTACCTGGCTTTTGAGAACTCCATCCACCGGGACTACATCACAGAGAAACTCTGGAGGAACTCACTGCTGGCCGGCACCGTGCCTGTGGTGCTGGGGCCACCCAGGGCCAACTATGAGCAGTTTGTTCCTGCAGACTCCTTCATCCATGTCAACGACTTTGGCTCCTTGGAGGAGCTGGCCACTTTCCTGAAGACCATGAACTCCAGCCGCTACCAGCAGTTCTTTGcctggcagaggaggttcagTGTGAAACTCTACACTGACTGGAGGGAGCGGATCTGTGCCATCTGCACGGCCTACCCCCGCCTGCGCCATGGCCACCTCTATCCTGACCTGCAGAGCTGGTTCAACTCCTAG
- the LOC102073201 gene encoding POU domain, class 5, transcription factor 3, with amino-acid sequence MFSPDGGLPAAPFGLLTDAGPPFPRGSFDGAPAQPLFFPFAATAEPEPARDPPPARAWLPPPVPAPPAKVEARPGRPCSQPEPEPRAAACCGPAWPPPPWAGPAPSGPAALPGPPFPGPAAPAFPGPQLCPSALQPGSGGPSGLGSSGSSSGAASEGGHSSDSGEEDAPTSGELEQFAKDLKHKRIMLGFTQADVGLALGTLYGKMFSQTTICRFEALQLSFKNMCKLKPLLQRWLNEAENTDNMQEMCNAEQVLAQARKRKRRTSIETNVKGTLESFFRKCVKPSPQEISQIAEDLNLDKDVVRVWFCNRRQKGKRLLLPYGNEAEGMMYDMNQPLVPSTLPIPVTSQGYSLAPSPPVYMPTFHKAEMFPQALQSGLSMSNSGH; translated from the exons ATGTTCAGCCCGGACGGGGGGCTGCCGGCCGCCCCCTTCGGCCTTCTGACCGACGCCGGACCTCCCTTCCCCCGCGGCAGCTTCGACGGAGCGCCCGCACAGCCGCTCTTCTTCCCCTTCGCCGCCACGGCCGAGCCCGAGCCCGCCCGCGACCCGCCGCCGGCCCGCGCCTGGCTGCCCCCGCCCGTGCCCGCGCCGCCCGCCAAGGTGGAGGCGCGCCCGGGCCGGCCCTGCAGCCAGCCCGAGCCCGAGCCCCGCGCCGCCGCTTGCTGCGGCCCGGCCTGGCCGCCCCCGCCCTGGGCTGGCCCGGCGccctccggccccgccgccctgCCCGGGCCGCCCTTCCCCGGCCCGGCTGCCCCTGCCTTCCCcggcccccagctctgcccctccgCGCTGCAGCCGGGCTCCGGCGGCCCGtcggggctgggcagcagcggcagcTCCAGCGGCGCCGCCAGCGAGGGCGGACACTCCAGCGACAGCGGTGAGGAG GATGCGCCAACCtcaggagagctggagcagTTCGCCAAGGACCTCAAGCACAAGCGCATCATGCTGGGCTTCACCCAGGCTGACGTGGGGCTGGCGCTGGGCACCCTCTACG GGAAGATGTTCAGCCAGACAACCATCTGCCGCTTTGAAGCGCTCCAGCTCAGCTTCAAGAACATGTGCAAGCTAAAGCCGCTGTTGCAGCGCTGGCTCAACGAGGCGGAGAACACGGACAACATGCAAGAG ATGTGCAATGCAGAGCAAGTACTAGCCCAAGCCCGGAAGAGAAAACGCAGGACCAGCATCGAGACCAACGTGAAAGGGACACTGGAGAGCTTCTTCCGCAAATGTGTGAAGCCCAGTCCCCAGGAGATCTCTCAGATCGCTGAGGACCTCAACCTGGATAAAGAT GTGGTCCGGGTCTGGTTCTGCAACCGGCGTCAGAAAGGCaaaaggctgctgctgccctacGGCAACGAGGCAGAGGGGATGATGTATGACATGAACCAGCCCCTGGTGCCCTCCACTCTGCCCATCCCAGTGACGTCCCAGGGCTACAGCCTGGCACCCTCCCCTCCTGTCTACATGCCGACCTTCCACAAAGCTGAGATGTTCCCACAAGCGCTGCAGTCTGGGCTCTCCATGAGTAACAGTGGCCACTGA
- the NPDC1 gene encoding neural proliferation differentiation and control protein 1 isoform X2, which produces MVAARGAAARRGALLLLLTALGSFRLRLARAGRTSIPSLEAEIDFLADVLARQEAPRHHPLQDGRPRTTLVPNSGRQRVASGLREGRLQQGPAGTMAATTLPTTATVQKYPVEASPIPENDNMVLGLIVVCTVAGISALIVAAICWYRLQKEVRLAQKADYSAQRVASPLPYDKISPGDKTLAQSAQMYHYQHQKQQMLSLEKHKEEPKLPDSASSDEENEDGDFTVYECPGLAPTGEMEVRNPLFDDSSLHPCSPKPQQ; this is translated from the exons ATGGTGGCGGCCCGGGGCGCTGCCGCCCGCCGCggagcgctgctgctgctgctcaccgCCCTCGGATCCTTCCGTCTGCGCCTCGCCCGTGCCG GACGGACCTCTATTCCCAGCTTGGAGGCAGAAATTGATTTTCTTGCGGATGTGCTGGCCAGGCAGGAGGCTCCTCGCCACCACCCACTACAGGATGGCAGACCTAGGA CCACTCTGGTGCCCAACAGTGGCAGACAGCGTGTGGCCAGTGGGCTGAGAGAGGGGCGTCTGCAGCAGGGTCCTGCCGGCACCATGGCAGCCACCACCCTCCCCACCACTGCCACCGTCCAGAAGTACCCGGTGGAGGCGTCCCCCATCCCTGAAAATGACAACATGGTGCTCG GGCTGATCGTGGTGTGCACGGTGGCTGGGATCTCAGCGCTGATCGTGGCAGCCATCTGCTGGTACAG GCTGCAGAAGGAGGTcaggctggcacagaaagcagaCTACTCAGCCCAGCGAGTAGCCAGCCCCCTGCCGTATGACAAGATCTCG CCTGGGGACAAGACGCTGGCTCAGAGTGCCCAAATGTACCACTACCAGCACCAAAAGCAGCAGATGCTCTCCCTGGAGAA GCATAAAGAGGAGCCCAAGCTGCCGGACTCAGCATCATCTGATGAGGAGAATGAGGATGGAGACTTCACCGTGTATGaatgccctgggctggctccG ACTGGAGAAATGGAAGTGAGAAACCCGCTGTTTGACGACTCGTCCCTGCACCCCTGCAGCCCCAAGCCGCAGCAGTAA
- the NPDC1 gene encoding neural proliferation differentiation and control protein 1 isoform X1 — translation MVAARGAAARRGALLLLLTALGSFRLRLARAAASCPRSLDCALQRREFCPPGSGACGPCLPPFQEDDHGRCVQRQLSPSGRTSIPSLEAEIDFLADVLARQEAPRHHPLQDGRPRTTLVPNSGRQRVASGLREGRLQQGPAGTMAATTLPTTATVQKYPVEASPIPENDNMVLGLIVVCTVAGISALIVAAICWYRLQKEVRLAQKADYSAQRVASPLPYDKISPGDKTLAQSAQMYHYQHQKQQMLSLEKHKEEPKLPDSASSDEENEDGDFTVYECPGLAPTGEMEVRNPLFDDSSLHPCSPKPQQ, via the exons ATGGTGGCGGCCCGGGGCGCTGCCGCCCGCCGCggagcgctgctgctgctgctcaccgCCCTCGGATCCTTCCGTCTGCGCCTCGCCCGTGCCG cagcgTCGTGTCCCCGGAGCCTGGACTGTGCCCTGCAGCGCCGGGAGTTCTGCCCGCCGGGCTCGGGAGCCTGTGggccctgcctgcccccctTCCAGGAGGATGACCACGGGCGCTGTGTCCAGAGGCAGCTCTCACCCAGTG GACGGACCTCTATTCCCAGCTTGGAGGCAGAAATTGATTTTCTTGCGGATGTGCTGGCCAGGCAGGAGGCTCCTCGCCACCACCCACTACAGGATGGCAGACCTAGGA CCACTCTGGTGCCCAACAGTGGCAGACAGCGTGTGGCCAGTGGGCTGAGAGAGGGGCGTCTGCAGCAGGGTCCTGCCGGCACCATGGCAGCCACCACCCTCCCCACCACTGCCACCGTCCAGAAGTACCCGGTGGAGGCGTCCCCCATCCCTGAAAATGACAACATGGTGCTCG GGCTGATCGTGGTGTGCACGGTGGCTGGGATCTCAGCGCTGATCGTGGCAGCCATCTGCTGGTACAG GCTGCAGAAGGAGGTcaggctggcacagaaagcagaCTACTCAGCCCAGCGAGTAGCCAGCCCCCTGCCGTATGACAAGATCTCG CCTGGGGACAAGACGCTGGCTCAGAGTGCCCAAATGTACCACTACCAGCACCAAAAGCAGCAGATGCTCTCCCTGGAGAA GCATAAAGAGGAGCCCAAGCTGCCGGACTCAGCATCATCTGATGAGGAGAATGAGGATGGAGACTTCACCGTGTATGaatgccctgggctggctccG ACTGGAGAAATGGAAGTGAGAAACCCGCTGTTTGACGACTCGTCCCTGCACCCCTGCAGCCCCAAGCCGCAGCAGTAA